One region of Flavobacterium sp. GSB-24 genomic DNA includes:
- a CDS encoding Nramp family divalent metal transporter codes for MTKSLEEVNESVATQHKKTGFRKILAFLGPAYLVSVGYMDPGNWATDIAGGSQFGYTLVWVLLMSNLMALLLQSLSARLGIVTQRDLAQASRETYSKYINYILYFLAEIAIAACDLAEVLGMAIGINLLFGIPLLEAVLITVLDTFLLLFLINKGIRKMEAFIIALVAIIGFSFIFEMIFAEPEMGKVLQGLIPSIPNSAALYIAIGIIGATVMPHNLYLHSSLVQTRKFDRTPAGIKQALKYNLIDSTIALNLAFFVNAAILILAAATFHRNGMFEVAEIQDAHQFLEPLLGTKWAPILFAVALIAAGQSSTVTGTLAGQIVMEGYLHFRIQPWVRRIITRLIAIIPAVIVILIYGESVTGKLLILSQVILSLQLGFAIIPLIHFVSDKSKMNGFHISKLTQVVSWIIAAIIVSLNAKLVYDEITSWLASSNHPIILWLTVVPLAFAFSALLLYIIFKPFIAKAKNKTVNHSPHNLKLHFSPRESQNIKHIAVSVDFSHADEAALNKAFELGGIDTEYTLIHIVETVGALMYGVHVHDHETTIDEKLLLEYQEMLSQKGFKIKTELGFGKPNKVIPKIINEGNFDILVMGTHGHTGLKDILFGTTVDKLRHKISIPLLIVK; via the coding sequence ATGACTAAATCTTTAGAAGAAGTAAACGAATCGGTTGCTACACAACATAAAAAAACTGGTTTCAGGAAAATATTAGCTTTTTTGGGCCCAGCCTATTTAGTGAGCGTTGGTTATATGGATCCGGGAAACTGGGCTACAGACATTGCCGGCGGAAGCCAGTTTGGTTATACTTTGGTATGGGTTTTATTAATGAGTAACTTAATGGCTTTGCTTTTGCAAAGTTTAAGTGCGCGTCTGGGCATTGTAACGCAACGCGATTTGGCTCAGGCTTCGAGAGAAACTTATTCCAAATACATCAACTACATTTTATATTTTCTGGCCGAAATTGCTATTGCTGCCTGCGATTTGGCAGAGGTTCTCGGAATGGCAATCGGAATTAATCTTCTTTTCGGAATTCCGTTACTAGAAGCAGTTTTAATTACCGTTCTAGACACCTTTTTACTACTTTTCCTGATCAATAAAGGAATTCGCAAAATGGAAGCCTTTATTATAGCTTTGGTAGCGATAATTGGATTTTCTTTTATTTTCGAAATGATTTTTGCAGAACCAGAAATGGGTAAAGTATTGCAGGGTCTTATTCCTTCAATTCCAAATTCGGCTGCTTTATATATTGCCATCGGGATAATTGGAGCTACTGTAATGCCGCACAATCTGTATCTGCACTCTTCTTTGGTACAAACCAGAAAGTTTGATCGAACTCCTGCAGGAATCAAACAGGCTTTGAAATACAATTTAATAGATTCTACGATCGCTTTAAACCTTGCCTTTTTTGTAAATGCCGCAATCTTGATTCTAGCTGCCGCAACTTTTCATAGAAACGGAATGTTTGAAGTTGCCGAAATTCAAGATGCGCATCAATTTCTTGAACCTTTGCTTGGAACCAAATGGGCCCCAATTTTATTTGCAGTTGCACTTATTGCTGCAGGACAAAGTTCTACAGTAACAGGAACTCTTGCCGGGCAAATTGTAATGGAAGGTTATCTGCATTTCAGAATTCAACCGTGGGTTCGTCGTATTATTACCCGTTTAATTGCTATTATTCCTGCTGTAATCGTGATTCTAATTTATGGCGAAAGCGTAACTGGAAAACTATTAATTTTAAGTCAGGTTATTCTAAGTCTGCAATTAGGATTTGCAATTATTCCGTTAATCCATTTTGTGAGTGACAAATCAAAAATGAATGGTTTTCATATATCCAAACTTACTCAGGTGGTTTCTTGGATTATTGCAGCTATAATTGTGTCTTTAAACGCAAAATTGGTTTATGACGAAATCACGTCGTGGCTTGCAAGTTCAAATCATCCAATTATTCTTTGGCTTACTGTCGTTCCATTAGCATTCGCGTTTTCAGCTTTATTATTATATATCATTTTCAAGCCTTTTATTGCCAAAGCAAAAAACAAAACAGTAAATCATTCTCCTCATAATCTCAAACTGCATTTTTCTCCAAGAGAAAGTCAAAATATTAAACACATAGCTGTTTCTGTAGATTTTTCTCATGCAGATGAAGCCGCATTAAACAAAGCCTTCGAATTGGGCGGCATTGACACCGAATATACCCTCATTCACATTGTAGAAACAGTTGGCGCATTAATGTACGGCGTTCACGTTCACGATCATGAGACAACAATTGATGAGAAATTATTACTAGAATATCAAGAAATGCTTTCGCAGAAAGGTTTCAAGATTAAAACTGAACTTGGTTTTGGAAAACCAAACAAAGTAATTCCGAAAATTATAAACGAAGGAAACTTTGATATCTTAGTTATGGGAACCCACGGCCACACTGGATTAAAAGATATTCTTTTTGGCACAACGGTAGATAAATTGAGACATAAAATTTCAATACCTTTGTTGATTGTTAAATGA
- a CDS encoding TonB-dependent receptor, protein MKYLFLAILIISTKNLYSQNISGKVTTDVPTIQEINVMLLHTNFKTQTDSLGFYKLENVPNGSYKIAVTSSGFKTITQKISIIENQNLNLDFELNEDQNELNEVVVSGTLKAVKRLESAVPVEVYSPTFFKKNPTASIYDALQNINGVRPQLNCGVCNTGDIHINGLEGPYTLVLIDGMPIVSSLSTVYGLSGIPNSLVERIEIVKGPASSLYGSEAVGGLINIITKNPTNAPVFSADYFTTSYFESNLDLGMKFNPTKKSTTLLGINYFNYDQVIDKDNDNFTDVTLSERISIFNKWSFQRNHNRLFTIAARGMYEDRWGGDVRWEKKYRGGDEIYGESIYTKRAELIGTYQLPFEEKLMLSFSGNVHYQDSRYGTTSYIANQKIGFLQLTWDKKIGRNDFLVGIANRYSYYDDNTTATKEAESTWLPGIFVQDEITFSPKSQVLLGARYDYNSIHGSIFTPRVAYRFKANENTIFRLNAGTGFRVVNLFTEDHAALTGSRDVVIQNDLKPEKSVNVNLNYIQKINFGNGTFMGIETTAFYTRFSNKIISDYETDPNKIIYDNIDGYAISQGISTNIDLNFTNGLKFILGATVLDNKNVQDGISERPFLTEKFTGTWSVSYKIQPWNLLLDYTGNVYSPMKLPLLNEYDPRNPNSPWYSIQNIQFTYTGWKDFEVYGGIKNLLNFTPKQNNPFLISRTNDPFDKNVQYDSAGKVMVTPDNPFGLTFDTTYVYGQNQTIRGFIGLRYNLR, encoded by the coding sequence ATGAAATATTTATTTTTGGCAATATTAATAATTTCAACTAAAAACCTTTATTCACAAAATATATCGGGAAAAGTAACTACAGATGTTCCTACGATTCAGGAAATTAATGTTATGCTTTTACATACAAATTTTAAAACGCAGACAGATTCACTGGGCTTTTACAAATTAGAGAATGTTCCGAATGGTTCTTATAAAATTGCAGTAACCTCGAGTGGATTTAAAACTATAACTCAAAAGATTTCTATAATTGAAAATCAAAACTTAAATCTTGATTTCGAATTAAATGAAGACCAAAACGAATTAAATGAAGTTGTTGTTTCGGGAACTTTAAAAGCTGTAAAACGATTAGAAAGTGCCGTTCCCGTTGAGGTTTATTCCCCTACTTTCTTCAAAAAAAATCCAACGGCGAGTATTTACGATGCGCTTCAAAATATAAATGGCGTTCGGCCACAGCTGAATTGCGGGGTTTGTAATACAGGCGACATTCATATCAATGGCCTTGAAGGTCCGTATACTTTGGTTCTGATTGACGGAATGCCAATTGTGAGCAGTCTCTCGACGGTTTACGGTTTATCTGGAATTCCGAATTCTTTGGTAGAAAGAATCGAAATCGTAAAAGGTCCCGCTTCTTCTCTTTACGGAAGTGAAGCGGTTGGAGGTTTGATCAACATTATCACTAAAAACCCAACAAATGCACCTGTATTTTCTGCGGATTATTTTACAACTTCTTATTTTGAAAGCAATCTTGATTTGGGAATGAAATTTAATCCGACGAAAAAATCAACAACACTTTTGGGAATCAATTACTTTAATTACGATCAGGTTATTGATAAAGACAACGACAATTTTACCGATGTGACACTTTCTGAAAGAATTTCGATTTTTAATAAATGGAGTTTTCAGCGAAATCATAATCGCCTTTTTACGATTGCTGCCCGAGGAATGTACGAAGACCGCTGGGGAGGAGATGTGCGTTGGGAGAAAAAATACCGCGGTGGCGATGAAATTTACGGAGAAAGTATTTATACCAAAAGAGCCGAATTAATTGGAACGTATCAATTACCATTTGAAGAAAAATTGATGCTTTCGTTCTCTGGAAATGTTCATTACCAAGACAGCCGTTACGGAACGACATCTTATATAGCCAATCAAAAAATCGGATTTCTGCAATTAACTTGGGATAAAAAAATCGGTCGAAATGATTTCCTTGTCGGAATTGCGAATCGATATTCTTATTATGACGACAATACAACCGCAACAAAAGAAGCTGAAAGTACTTGGCTTCCAGGGATTTTTGTTCAGGACGAAATTACATTTTCGCCTAAAAGTCAGGTTTTGCTTGGCGCGCGTTACGATTATAACTCGATTCACGGTTCGATTTTTACGCCGAGAGTGGCTTATCGTTTCAAAGCAAATGAAAATACGATTTTCAGGTTAAACGCTGGAACTGGATTTCGGGTTGTGAATTTATTTACTGAAGATCACGCTGCGCTGACAGGTTCGCGAGATGTTGTGATACAAAATGATTTAAAGCCAGAGAAATCGGTAAACGTAAATCTGAATTATATTCAGAAAATCAATTTCGGAAATGGAACTTTTATGGGAATTGAAACGACAGCTTTTTATACAAGATTCAGCAATAAAATTATTTCAGATTACGAAACAGATCCGAATAAAATTATTTATGACAATATTGATGGTTATGCGATAAGTCAGGGAATCAGCACGAATATCGACTTAAATTTTACAAACGGATTAAAGTTTATTCTTGGAGCAACAGTTTTAGATAATAAAAATGTTCAAGATGGAATTTCAGAACGACCTTTTCTAACCGAAAAATTTACGGGAACCTGGAGTGTTTCATACAAAATACAGCCTTGGAATTTACTGTTGGATTATACTGGAAATGTTTACAGTCCAATGAAATTGCCATTGTTGAACGAATACGATCCAAGAAATCCGAATTCACCTTGGTACAGCATTCAAAATATTCAATTTACGTATACAGGATGGAAAGATTTTGAAGTTTATGGCGGAATCAAAAATTTGCTGAACTTTACTCCAAAACAGAATAATCCGTTTTTGATTTCGAGAACAAATGATCCTTTTGATAAAAATGTACAATACGATTCAGCTGGAAAAGTAATGGTTACGCCAGATAATCCATTTGGATTGACGTTTGATACGACTTATGTTTATGGACAAAACCAGACTATTCGTGGGTTTATTGGATTACGATATAATTTGAGGTAA
- a CDS encoding metal-dependent transcriptional regulator, giving the protein MTFSEENYLKSIYHLTAALETEVSTNAIAEIMETKASSVTDMLKKLADKDLVNYKKYQGVSLTENGKLAAKMIVRKHRLWEVFLVEKLNFSWDEVHDIAEQLEHIKSEQLINRLDDFLGNPTEDPHGDPIPDANGRIIKIEKHLLSELSENQIGVCVGVKDTSSEFLKYLDKQEIALGSKIEFLSKESFDLSVKINVDGRELSISNKIASNLFVKLV; this is encoded by the coding sequence ATGACCTTTTCAGAAGAAAATTACCTTAAATCTATCTATCACCTAACCGCTGCTTTGGAAACTGAAGTGAGCACAAATGCCATTGCAGAAATAATGGAAACCAAAGCTTCGTCGGTTACGGATATGCTTAAAAAACTGGCTGATAAAGATTTAGTCAATTATAAAAAATACCAAGGTGTTTCTCTAACTGAAAACGGGAAACTTGCCGCTAAGATGATTGTGAGAAAACATCGTTTATGGGAAGTATTTTTAGTTGAAAAACTAAACTTCAGCTGGGATGAGGTTCACGACATTGCGGAACAGTTAGAACACATCAAATCTGAGCAGTTAATTAACCGTTTAGATGACTTTTTGGGAAATCCTACAGAAGATCCACATGGAGATCCAATTCCAGACGCAAACGGCCGAATTATTAAAATTGAGAAACATTTACTTTCTGAATTATCAGAAAATCAGATCGGTGTTTGTGTGGGTGTAAAAGATACTTCTTCCGAATTCCTGAAATATCTGGATAAACAAGAAATTGCTTTGGGCTCTAAAATTGAATTTCTGTCTAAAGAATCATTCGATTTATCGGTAAAAATTAATGTTGACGGCAGAGAATTATCTATTTCAAATAAAATTGCTTCTAATTTGTTTGTGAAGCTGGTTTAA
- a CDS encoding BrxA/BrxB family bacilliredoxin: MYPQEMVKPMEAELTAAGFQDLHSAEAVDNAIKAEGTTLVVVNSVCGCAARNARPGAKMSLEGAKKPDHLITVFAGVDKEAVDAARQHMFPFPPSSPSMALFKNGELVHMLERHHIEGRPAELIAENLQDAFNEFC; this comes from the coding sequence ATGTATCCACAAGAAATGGTAAAACCTATGGAAGCTGAATTAACAGCTGCTGGTTTTCAAGATTTACATAGTGCTGAAGCTGTAGATAACGCTATCAAAGCTGAGGGTACCACTTTAGTTGTTGTAAACTCTGTTTGCGGGTGCGCTGCAAGAAATGCACGTCCGGGAGCAAAAATGAGTTTAGAAGGAGCTAAAAAACCAGATCACCTTATTACAGTTTTTGCTGGTGTTGATAAAGAAGCTGTTGATGCTGCAAGACAACATATGTTTCCTTTTCCTCCATCATCGCCATCTATGGCTTTGTTCAAAAACGGAGAATTAGTTCACATGTTAGAGCGTCACCACATCGAAGGTCGTCCAGCAGAACTAATCGCTGAGAATTTGCAGGATGCTTTTAATGAGTTTTGCTAA
- a CDS encoding lycopene cyclase family protein — protein sequence MNSSQIKHFDYIFTGTGLASLMTVYKMVVSGKLSDKSILLLDHDSKKSNDRTWCFWDKNENVWNSVISKKWDLALFANENFKRDLALKPYQYNQIRGIDFYNFVFESISKHSNITFLNEKVTDINELETHVYVGTEENRYTTNYLFNSIYTKAFAESQTKYPVLQQHFVGWFVKTEREIFNPEEVTFMDFSVEQKGNTRFMYVLPTSKTEALVEYTLFSENLLSKEEYENEIQSYLKNLGADQYKVLEKEQGSIPMTCYPFWKKNTKRVLNIGTAGGWTKASTGYTFKNSDKKSSELVSFLQADSSPKMNYFHKKNRFWFYDLLLLDILHRHNELGSSIFSSLFKNGNPVLIFKFLDEETSLLEDFQVILKCPKLPFIKALFRVIFR from the coding sequence ATGAATTCTTCGCAAATCAAACACTTCGATTATATTTTTACTGGGACTGGACTTGCATCTTTGATGACGGTTTACAAAATGGTTGTGTCTGGAAAATTATCAGACAAATCGATTTTGCTTTTAGATCACGATTCAAAGAAAAGCAACGACAGAACTTGGTGTTTTTGGGATAAAAACGAAAATGTTTGGAATTCTGTTATTTCTAAAAAATGGGATTTAGCATTATTTGCCAATGAAAATTTTAAACGCGATTTGGCGTTGAAGCCTTATCAATACAATCAAATTCGGGGAATTGACTTTTATAATTTTGTTTTTGAATCCATTTCAAAACATTCCAATATTACTTTTTTAAATGAAAAAGTAACCGATATCAACGAACTTGAAACTCATGTTTATGTTGGTACAGAAGAAAATCGATATACAACCAATTACTTATTTAATAGCATTTATACAAAGGCTTTCGCCGAAAGTCAAACCAAATATCCGGTTTTACAGCAGCATTTTGTTGGTTGGTTTGTAAAAACAGAAAGAGAAATCTTTAATCCTGAAGAAGTAACTTTTATGGATTTTTCGGTTGAACAGAAAGGCAACACAAGATTTATGTATGTTTTGCCTACTTCTAAAACAGAAGCTTTAGTTGAATATACCTTGTTTTCTGAAAATCTTCTTTCGAAAGAAGAATACGAAAATGAAATCCAAAGTTACTTAAAGAATTTAGGTGCTGATCAATATAAAGTTCTCGAAAAGGAGCAGGGAAGTATTCCGATGACGTGTTATCCGTTTTGGAAAAAAAACACCAAACGCGTTTTAAATATTGGTACTGCTGGCGGATGGACAAAAGCAAGTACGGGTTATACGTTTAAAAATTCAGATAAAAAATCTTCAGAATTAGTGAGTTTTCTTCAAGCTGATTCTTCACCCAAAATGAATTATTTTCACAAAAAAAACCGATTTTGGTTTTATGATTTGTTGCTTTTAGATATTCTGCATCGTCATAATGAATTGGGGAGTTCCATTTTTTCTTCTTTATTCAAAAATGGAAATCCTGTTTTGATCTTTAAATTTCTAGATGAAGAAACAAGTCTGCTGGAAGATTTTCAAGTGATTTTAAAATGTCCAAAACTGCCATTTATTAAAGCGTTGTTTCGAGTAATATTCCGCTAG
- a CDS encoding transcriptional repressor: MKTTRNTTAKSAVLEVFEKSKTALSHAEIQKQLNDVCDRVTIYRILDRLVNDDIVHKISNLDGTVKYAKCNHSHQRVHIHNHAHFSCENCHEITCLENVKPSYIMPHNYKVNEINFTLSGLCPKCLNSNI, translated from the coding sequence ATGAAAACTACACGTAATACCACAGCAAAATCAGCTGTATTAGAGGTTTTTGAGAAATCAAAAACGGCATTATCGCATGCTGAAATTCAAAAACAATTGAATGATGTGTGTGATCGAGTTACTATTTATAGGATTTTAGACCGCTTGGTAAACGATGATATTGTTCATAAAATTTCGAATCTCGACGGAACTGTAAAATATGCGAAATGCAATCATTCACACCAGCGTGTACACATTCATAATCATGCTCATTTTAGCTGTGAGAATTGTCACGAAATAACTTGTTTGGAGAATGTGAAGCCGAGTTATATAATGCCGCATAATTATAAAGTCAACGAGATCAATTTCACCTTATCAGGATTATGTCCAAAATGTTTAAATTCTAACATTTAA
- a CDS encoding NAD(P)/FAD-dependent oxidoreductase: MEQKTFDVIIIGGSYSGLSAAMSLGRSLRQVLVIDSGLPCNRQTPHSHNFITQDGEKPAVISAKAKLQVELYKTVHFYNGLATKAIKNEAGFEISTESGEIFTSRKVLFATGVKDLIPKINDFAECWGISVLHCPYCHGYEVKNEKTAIIANGEIAFDFAKLISNWTKDLRLCTNGKSTLTFEQTQILQQHNVQIFEQDIDSFEHRNGYIQNIIFKNQGKVAVKAIYARPPFEQHCHLPKDLGCEINEQGLLKVDGMQKTNIPGVYASGDCTTQMRSVAIAVSTGSFAGAVINKDLIDEDF; the protein is encoded by the coding sequence ATGGAACAGAAGACTTTTGACGTGATTATCATTGGCGGAAGCTACAGCGGCTTATCTGCTGCCATGAGCTTAGGACGTTCCCTTCGCCAGGTTTTAGTAATTGACAGCGGTCTGCCTTGTAACAGACAAACGCCTCATTCGCATAATTTTATTACACAAGACGGGGAGAAGCCCGCAGTTATTTCGGCGAAAGCCAAATTACAAGTTGAACTTTATAAAACAGTTCATTTTTATAATGGCCTTGCGACAAAAGCAATCAAAAATGAAGCTGGTTTTGAAATCTCAACAGAATCAGGTGAAATTTTCACATCCAGAAAAGTTTTATTCGCAACTGGTGTTAAAGATTTAATTCCAAAGATTAATGATTTTGCAGAGTGCTGGGGAATTTCCGTTTTGCATTGTCCATATTGTCATGGCTACGAAGTGAAGAATGAAAAAACAGCCATAATTGCAAACGGTGAAATAGCATTTGATTTTGCAAAATTGATTTCGAATTGGACCAAAGATTTGAGATTATGTACCAATGGAAAATCGACTCTGACTTTCGAACAAACTCAAATATTACAGCAGCACAATGTTCAGATTTTCGAGCAAGATATAGATTCCTTCGAACATAGAAATGGATATATCCAGAACATCATCTTCAAAAATCAGGGAAAAGTTGCCGTAAAAGCCATTTATGCAAGACCGCCTTTTGAACAGCATTGTCATTTGCCTAAAGATTTAGGTTGTGAGATAAACGAACAAGGATTATTAAAAGTTGATGGTATGCAAAAAACAAATATTCCAGGCGTTTATGCGAGCGGTGATTGCACTACTCAAATGCGCTCTGTTGCAATTGCAGTTTCTACAGGATCTTTTGCAGGAGCAGTGATTAATAAGGATCTTATTGATGAGGATTTTTAA
- a CDS encoding metalloregulator ArsR/SmtB family transcription factor, whose translation MGITKRLKFDIETEEVGRICKALGHPTRIQIMTLLWKRNYRTCGEIVELIPLAQSTISKHLLELKKANLVDIKNVGKKTIYSIEVENIQLLKKYLTSYLSTIEISEEKKSTVLTTTNKVRRGNSHLKQYNYQFPAKKIKETVL comes from the coding sequence ATGGGAATTACAAAACGCTTAAAATTTGATATAGAGACAGAAGAGGTAGGAAGAATTTGCAAAGCACTTGGACATCCAACGAGAATTCAGATTATGACACTTTTATGGAAAAGAAACTATAGAACTTGTGGTGAGATTGTTGAATTAATTCCGTTAGCACAATCAACAATTTCTAAGCATTTGTTAGAATTAAAAAAGGCAAACTTGGTTGATATAAAGAATGTTGGTAAAAAAACAATTTACTCCATAGAAGTCGAAAATATACAACTGCTTAAAAAGTATTTAACAAGTTATCTTTCTACCATTGAAATTTCGGAAGAAAAAAAGTCAACTGTATTAACAACAACGAATAAGGTAAGAAGAGGAAATAGTCATTTAAAACAGTATAATTATCAATTCCCTGCTAAAAAGATAAAAGAAACGGTGTTGTAA
- a CDS encoding efflux transporter outer membrane subunit has translation MKNLKILLALFLMAVFPYGCMVGPKYVKPEQPQADSFRYGDQNRDTTNSVKTIKWSSIFNDDVLIGLIEKGIQNNYDLKIALARIEQARANLGIAKADLYPSFQYSGQVNSAETIMQPSSALANMSWELDFWGKYRHQNKALQNELLATDEARKVILSDIVSNIAISYFELRDYDNQLEITIHTLETRQKAYDIINERFISGYVAELDKVQIEQQVAIAEANIPAIKRQITALENSISILVGQVPQPIPRGKTNSELLILNNFPTSVPSALLENRPDVKRQEYLYKAAYERIGVAQAMRYPSFNIAAVAGFTSIAVGDLFNDSSYFQNAGAGVTGPIFNFGKNKRRVDVNRQIAEEVKFNFQKTYLTAISEVENSLQNVEMYKEEWTARNRQVVAAQKNYDLSNARYYNGYVSYLEVLDAQRSLFEAQLSLSQLTQKQLSSMVQLYKALGGGWN, from the coding sequence ATGAAAAATCTAAAAATACTTTTAGCGTTATTTTTGATGGCTGTTTTTCCTTATGGATGTATGGTTGGACCAAAATATGTCAAACCCGAACAGCCTCAGGCAGATTCTTTCCGTTATGGCGATCAAAACAGAGATACGACAAACTCTGTAAAAACTATAAAATGGTCATCGATATTTAACGATGATGTCTTAATTGGCCTAATCGAAAAAGGAATTCAAAATAATTATGATCTGAAAATTGCGTTGGCACGTATAGAACAAGCAAGAGCCAATCTCGGAATCGCTAAAGCAGATTTATATCCTTCTTTTCAATATTCTGGTCAAGTGAATAGTGCCGAAACTATTATGCAGCCATCATCTGCATTGGCCAATATGTCTTGGGAATTGGATTTTTGGGGAAAATACCGTCATCAGAATAAAGCTTTGCAAAATGAACTTTTAGCCACTGATGAAGCCCGAAAAGTAATTCTCTCTGATATTGTGAGCAACATTGCCATTTCTTATTTTGAACTCCGTGATTATGACAATCAGTTGGAAATCACCATTCATACTTTAGAAACGAGACAAAAAGCATATGACATTATCAACGAACGTTTTATAAGCGGTTACGTTGCAGAATTAGACAAAGTACAAATTGAACAGCAGGTTGCCATTGCCGAAGCCAATATTCCCGCAATCAAACGACAAATTACAGCTTTGGAAAATTCAATTTCGATTTTGGTCGGGCAAGTTCCGCAGCCTATTCCGCGCGGAAAAACGAATAGCGAACTATTGATTTTGAATAATTTTCCAACTTCTGTTCCATCAGCTTTGTTAGAAAATCGACCAGATGTGAAACGTCAGGAATATTTATATAAAGCCGCTTATGAAAGAATCGGCGTTGCGCAGGCAATGCGCTACCCGTCATTCAACATTGCCGCAGTTGCAGGTTTTACGAGTATTGCGGTTGGAGATTTATTTAATGATAGTTCTTATTTCCAAAATGCCGGTGCAGGAGTTACTGGTCCAATTTTCAACTTCGGAAAAAACAAACGCCGGGTTGATGTAAACCGACAAATTGCGGAAGAAGTAAAATTCAATTTCCAAAAAACCTATTTAACCGCTATCTCGGAAGTAGAAAATTCACTTCAAAATGTGGAAATGTACAAAGAAGAATGGACAGCAAGAAATAGACAGGTCGTAGCAGCACAAAAAAACTATGATCTTTCAAACGCCAGATATTATAATGGCTATGTTTCGTATTTAGAAGTTCTAGATGCACAACGATCGCTGTTTGAAGCACAATTAAGTCTCTCTCAATTAACCCAAAAACAATTAAGCTCTATGGTTCAATTGTATAAGGCATTGGGCGGAGGGTGGAATTAG
- a CDS encoding MerC domain-containing protein — protein MKKTTSPFYDILGISSATICLVHCLIFPLLTILPLGLSHNPFIDLLFASIGLFAILKITKKSSLLVSSILIVSMSLIWISILIELFLEIHLDLIYFGGIGMIIGHLINYKLHRKQNH, from the coding sequence ATGAAGAAAACTACCTCACCCTTTTACGATATTTTAGGAATTTCAAGTGCGACTATCTGCCTGGTTCATTGTTTGATTTTTCCTCTTCTAACAATTTTGCCATTAGGCTTAAGTCATAATCCTTTTATCGATTTATTATTTGCTTCGATCGGTTTATTTGCAATTCTCAAAATTACGAAAAAATCAAGTCTTTTAGTTTCGTCAATTTTGATTGTTTCTATGAGCTTAATTTGGATTAGTATTTTGATTGAACTCTTTTTAGAAATTCATCTGGATCTCATTTATTTTGGAGGAATCGGTATGATTATCGGGCATTTGATTAATTATAAATTACACAGAAAACAAAATCATTAA
- a CDS encoding thioredoxin family protein, with protein MKKLFLLIFCIGITSTGFCQLKSRTFEEVDSLQQIQKRKIIVFIHTDWCQFCQRMKATTFKNQEIIQKLNSDFYFIDLNAAEKRDITFNNHTFKYKPSGNNVGVHELALQLGTMNNQIVYPVLCVLNEKNEIIAQYNNYLSPKDFKILLEKLKE; from the coding sequence ATGAAAAAGCTATTTCTCTTAATTTTCTGCATCGGAATAACTTCAACAGGATTCTGCCAACTAAAGAGCAGGACTTTTGAAGAAGTAGATAGTTTGCAGCAAATTCAAAAAAGAAAAATCATCGTTTTCATTCATACCGATTGGTGCCAGTTTTGCCAGAGAATGAAAGCAACGACTTTCAAAAATCAAGAAATCATTCAAAAACTAAACTCAGATTTTTATTTTATTGATTTGAATGCTGCCGAAAAACGAGATATTACTTTTAATAATCACACTTTTAAATACAAACCTTCCGGAAATAATGTTGGCGTTCATGAACTGGCTTTACAACTCGGAACAATGAACAATCAAATTGTATATCCGGTTTTGTGTGTTTTGAATGAAAAAAATGAAATCATTGCGCAGTACAACAACTATTTAAGTCCAAAAGATTTTAAAATTCTTTTAGAAAAACTGAAAGAATAA